One genomic segment of Sorex araneus isolate mSorAra2 chromosome X, mSorAra2.pri, whole genome shotgun sequence includes these proteins:
- the OLFR1480 gene encoding olfactory receptor 5B12: MQLENVTSSSQFVLEGLTDAEELRPLLFIIFLLIYLVAMVGNLGIVGLIFIDSRLHTPMYFFLANLSLLDSAYISNTVPQVLAHLLVSVRTIPYRSCLTQIFFHHFLAPWECFLLTAMAYDRYAAICQPLHYLVLMGRQTRLGRRKAFSTCGSHLTMVCIFYITSVLCYILPSSAYSRVRDRVLSVLFVILTPMLNPIVYSMRNKEVKRALLKALGKESTS; the protein is encoded by the exons ATGCAGCTTGAGAATGTGACCTCATCGTCCCAGTTTGTTCTGGAAGGACTGACTGATGCAGAGGAATTGAGACCCTTGCTCTTCATCATCTTTTTGCTGATCTACCTAGTGGCCATGGTTGGGAACCTTGGCATTGTTGGCCTTATTTTCATTGACTCACGactccacacacccatgtacttcttcttGGCCAACCTGTCACTGCTGGACTCGGCGTATATCTCCAACACGGTGCCCCAGGTGCTGGCACATCTGCTGGTGTCAGTGCGGACCATTCCCTACAGATCTTGTCTTACCCAGATATTCTTCCACCACTTCCTGGCTCCATGGGAGTGCTTCCTGCTCAcagccatggcctatgaccgctatgcaGCCATCTGCCAGCCCCTGCACTACCTAGTTCTTATGGGCCGCCAGACCCGACTG GGCCGAAGGAAAGCTTTTTCCACCTGTGGGTCTCACCTCACCATGGTCTGTATTTTCTACATCACTTCAGTCCTCTGCTACATCTTGCCCAGCTCTGCATACTCTCGAGTACGAGACCGGGTGCTCTCCGTGCTTTTTGTCATCCTCACTCCCATGCTCAACCCCATTGTCTATAGCATGCGGAACAAAGAGGTGAAGAGGGCTTTGCTCAAGGCCCTTGGGAAAGAAAGTACCTCTTAG